DNA from Nitrospina gracilis Nb-211:
CGCCACCTCTTCCGCGTGCTTCAGGTACTTTTCACATTCGTCCTTGCGCGACTCCGCCAGGTTGAGCCGGGCGACGGTCATGTACAACTGCACGAGGTTGGGAATGTGGTTGGCCTGCCGGAACAGATCGGATGCCTGCACGAAGTACGCGTCGCCTTCCTCGTAACGCTGGCCGCGGAACTTGAGGTTGCCCATGAAGGTGCAGTCCTTCGCCATCCCCACCTTGTCGTCCACCTCACGAGTGTGTTCGAGCGCCCGCAGGTAATACTTCTCCGCCTCCGGATGGTTGCCGCGCCGGAAGAAATAGTTGCCGAGACTGCGGTGATTCTCCGCCTGTTCGCTCTTGTCCAGGTGTTTCTCGGACAAGGCCAGCGCTTCCATGAAGCTCTGCTCGGCTTTCTCGGTGTACCCCTTTTCCATGCTGATGTTGCCGACGTTCCTCAGGTCGATGCAGATTTCCTTCGGATCGTTCAGTTTGCGCGAATACTCGAGCGCGGCCTTGTGATGCGGCTCCTCCTTGGCCCGCTCGTTGAGGCCGTTGTAGATGGTGGCCAGCGTGCGGTGATCGTAACAGGCGTTGCGGATGTCCTTGATGGACTCGGCAATCTCCAGCGCGTTTTTGCCGTACTTCTCCGCCTGCTTCCAGTCCTCTTTCTGCAGGTAGAGATTGCACTGGTTGCGGTAGTCTTCCGCCATCTCACGCTGGTTGCCGGCCTGCTTGTTGAGCTCCAGCGCCTGCAGGTAATTTTTCTCGGCGGCGGCCCAGTCGGTTTTCTGCAAACTCAGGTTGCCGAGGTTGCGGTAATCGCTGATGAGTCCTTTGGTGTTGTTGCGTTTGCGGTTGAGCTTCAGTGACTGGTTGACCACCTTCTCTGCTTTTTCCAGCCGGTTGAGCTGGAGCAGAACGTGAACGCGGTTGCTGTACAGGTCGGGCAGGCCGGGATGTTCCTTGGACTGCTCCTCGCGGATGGCGATGGCCTGTTCGTAAAAGGAGTCGGCTTTTTCCAGTTCCTGTTTCTGCTCACAGACGCTGGCCAGGTTGGCCAGGGTGGTGCTGCGGCCGCCCTCGTCCTTGATCTTTTCCTGGATCGCCAGCGTGTCTTCCAGCGTTTTTTGCACCTTGTCGAGGTCGCCGGACAGGAAATACACGTTGCTCAGTTCCTTGAGCGCGGCGATGCGGCGGTTGTCATCCTGCTTGCTTTCCGCATCCTTCAGCTCGTTCAGTATTTCCGTCTCCCGTTTTTCCAGCATTTTGGGGTGGCTGACGATGTACACCAGCCGGTCCTGAACGATGGCCAGGCTTTGCGTGTCCTTCAACGCTTCATACAGGGCCTGCGCGCGTTGCAGGTAATCTTCGGCTTTATCCAGATCTTCTTTCTTGAGGTGGATCTCGCCCAGCGCCTCGTACTGCTGGGCCATGCCCGGACGGTTTTCCAGCTTTTCCATGATCTCCAGCGACTTCTCGAACTGCGTCAGCGCCGCGTCCCAGTTTTCCTTCAGGCTCTCCACCCGGCCCAGGTTGGCGTAGCCGCGGGCCTCGCCCAACTGGTCCTTGAGTTCGATCATGAGTTTGAGCGACTGCTCGTAGTACTCACCTGCCTTGTCCAGGTTCTTTTTGTGCAGTTGAATGACGCCCAGATTGCCCAGCAGGTAGGACTTGCGTTTCTGATCCTGCTTCTCCTCCATATATTCGAGGGCCTTTAGAAAATTTTCTTCCGCCGGGTCGAGGTATTCCGGTTTGCCGGAGACGCCTTCCTGCATCAGCGTACCGCCCAGGTTGGCGTAGCTGATGGCGATGGACTGCTTATCGTTCAGCCC
Protein-coding regions in this window:
- a CDS encoding tetratricopeptide repeat protein gives rise to the protein METKESQKNDPRGEGRKYEKMGLSCLQKNQLVEAESHFMTALDHMKEAGDEVGQAYVLGNLGNLNFQSKHFDKAEEFYSESLTLMEKLEDRMGIESTLGNLGHVNLYKGDLDKAEEQYAKVLKLVEEDKNVQAQALYGENLGNIALQKKDFSAAEKYFETVRSVLLSQKEDVDKLSFVEDQLKTLRAHPDYLASKEEAAQPEIERLKKENRTQELIQKYQDLEEMFYQAQRFDKVTEITRKIVEVLEGLNDKQSIAISYANLGGTLMQEGVSGKPEYLDPAEENFLKALEYMEEKQDQKRKSYLLGNLGVIQLHKKNLDKAGEYYEQSLKLMIELKDQLGEARGYANLGRVESLKENWDAALTQFEKSLEIMEKLENRPGMAQQYEALGEIHLKKEDLDKAEDYLQRAQALYEALKDTQSLAIVQDRLVYIVSHPKMLEKRETEILNELKDAESKQDDNRRIAALKELSNVYFLSGDLDKVQKTLEDTLAIQEKIKDEGGRSTTLANLASVCEQKQELEKADSFYEQAIAIREEQSKEHPGLPDLYSNRVHVLLQLNRLEKAEKVVNQSLKLNRKRNNTKGLISDYRNLGNLSLQKTDWAAAEKNYLQALELNKQAGNQREMAEDYRNQCNLYLQKEDWKQAEKYGKNALEIAESIKDIRNACYDHRTLATIYNGLNERAKEEPHHKAALEYSRKLNDPKEICIDLRNVGNISMEKGYTEKAEQSFMEALALSEKHLDKSEQAENHRSLGNYFFRRGNHPEAEKYYLRALEHTREVDDKVGMAKDCTFMGNLKFRGQRYEEGDAYFVQASDLFRQANHIPNLVQLYMTVARLNLAESRKDECEKYLKHAEEVAKELGNPEKLTASIEHLRKMAERIDKK